One Campylobacter lari DNA segment encodes these proteins:
- a CDS encoding protein-L-isoaspartate(D-aspartate) O-methyltransferase: MHIFEQKQCQTMAEEIRKNTFINDELFEAFCSTPREIFSPLKMHAYRLDALPLMGNQWISSPLTVAKMTMALDFKDADSVLEIGCGSGYQAAILSKLIRRVFTIERIEKLAISAIEKFKKLNYANIHVKFDDGQNGWKNYAPYDRILLSAYIEHIPNVLFDQLENNGILVAPLLIENQQFITKFTKKDGKISKEVLDECLFVPIKDGKE, encoded by the coding sequence ATTCATATATTTGAACAAAAACAATGTCAAACAATGGCAGAAGAAATTCGCAAAAATACGTTTATCAACGATGAATTATTTGAAGCTTTTTGTTCTACTCCAAGAGAAATTTTTTCACCGTTAAAAATGCATGCTTATAGGCTTGATGCACTTCCTCTAATGGGAAATCAATGGATAAGCTCGCCTTTAACCGTAGCTAAAATGACTATGGCGCTTGATTTTAAAGATGCAGATAGTGTTTTAGAAATAGGCTGTGGTAGCGGGTATCAAGCTGCAATTTTAAGTAAGCTTATTAGAAGAGTTTTTACCATAGAGCGCATTGAAAAACTTGCAATTAGCGCTATAGAAAAATTTAAAAAACTAAACTATGCTAATATTCATGTAAAATTTGATGATGGGCAAAATGGTTGGAAAAATTATGCGCCTTATGATAGAATTTTACTCTCAGCTTATATAGAGCATATCCCAAATGTATTATTTGATCAACTTGAAAACAATGGAATTTTAGTAGCTCCTTTACTCATAGAAAATCAACAATTTATCACTAAATTTACCAAAAAAGATGGCAAGATTAGTAAAGAAGTTTTAGACGAATGTCTTTTTGTGCCTATCAAAGATGGTAAAGAATAG
- a CDS encoding GNAT family N-acetyltransferase gives MIDIWEDSVKHSHDFLSDFDREKIKNDLLNSQVFFGLNYLICYDKDEMIGFLAFVDDKIEMLFLRSKYFNKGIGTALISKAVNNYHLKYVEVNKDNYKAYKFYRKNGFLQESEYKDEYGFIVLKMKF, from the coding sequence TTGATTGATATATGGGAGGATAGTGTAAAACATTCCCATGATTTTTTATCTGATTTTGATAGAGAAAAGATTAAAAATGATCTTTTAAATTCTCAAGTATTCTTTGGTTTAAATTATTTGATTTGCTATGATAAAGATGAAATGATTGGATTTTTAGCATTTGTGGACGATAAAATTGAAATGTTGTTTTTAAGGTCAAAATATTTTAACAAAGGTATAGGCACTGCTTTAATATCTAAAGCTGTAAATAATTATCATTTGAAATATGTTGAAGTAAATAAAGATAATTATAAGGCATATAAATTTTATCGGAAAAATGGTTTTTTACAAGAGAGTGAATATAAAGATGAATATGGTTTTATTGTTTTAAAAATGAAATTTTAA
- a CDS encoding carbonic anhydrase family protein — MSFKKILFGLFTTSMLFAYEQMPQNASHGNFLDKDKWKNLDKNWIYCESGLNQDFININSKKVTNKNHSLEFNYSNDSFGLINDGYTIKMHFASNGSHIVLDNTAYNLSHFHFHAPSKISIDKKSYPLEIHFSHVSQKGDIAVVALFLQEGVENPFIKKIIRAFPKKEGDKLYVQGLSANELLPNDLQSFYIFKNKLNKPCNQKITWIVLKDMSYASKEQIQTIQNLMGKNENLKIQEINNLEQND; from the coding sequence ATGAGTTTTAAAAAAATACTTTTTGGTTTATTTACCACTAGCATGCTTTTTGCCTATGAGCAAATGCCTCAAAATGCCTCACATGGAAATTTCTTAGACAAAGACAAATGGAAAAATTTAGATAAAAACTGGATTTATTGTGAAAGTGGATTAAATCAAGATTTTATCAATATAAACAGTAAAAAGGTTACAAATAAAAATCATTCTTTAGAATTTAACTATTCAAACGATTCTTTTGGCTTAATAAATGATGGTTATACTATAAAAATGCATTTTGCAAGCAATGGAAGCCATATCGTGCTAGATAATACAGCCTATAATTTATCTCATTTTCACTTTCACGCTCCATCAAAAATTTCTATTGATAAAAAGTCTTACCCTTTAGAAATTCATTTTAGTCATGTAAGTCAAAAAGGCGATATAGCAGTGGTTGCATTATTTTTACAAGAAGGCGTGGAAAATCCTTTTATTAAAAAAATCATTCGTGCTTTTCCTAAAAAAGAAGGCGATAAGCTTTATGTTCAAGGCTTAAGTGCTAATGAGTTATTACCAAATGACCTTCAATCTTTTTATATCTTTAAAAACAAACTCAACAAGCCTTGTAATCAAAAAATCACTTGGATAGTTTTAAAAGATATGAGCTATGCCTCTAAAGAGCAAATCCAAACCATACAAAATTTAATGGGAAAAAATGAGAATTTAAAAATACAAGAAATTAATAATTTAGAACAAAATGATTAA
- the dsbI gene encoding disulfide bond formation protein DsbI, translating into MCDINKTKFFYFLMCLAGFLVILMPVGTANLIFGYMLGDSPCTSCWGQRESMIYIGVAALFIVRYGMKGKFLAFLLIATAFGLWQSFNHVSGHAHRDLDQGFGLPIFGLHTYFWAEVVFWAVVLLLGVIFAFAPKFGSFEKEMEGASFRKLTKFNLAAMVIVAFIVASNVFQAFVSTGPIPYSGQGDPVRFSLNPKYIIWDDSGWSKSWKSVSFLGKRDVKEPDFAFAPASEKLGIQFDNNISNAPFANIDDNLKITGEMKIDLPKAINTLDYINGEYVASSKWEVFFLDDNFSTKADFLLDPYFSATINPIVGIIPYLDNKYILMGSNKSFLRFTQNPNADETLQYADFMRGANNFEGQGKDLGRGRIDTVRAKFHHVLSTTTDGKYMYLATVPNNKDAKTFVISKISLADRVLSAEFTPKADLKEGKTLGDLYVTSMAFKDGKIYALSKKHNVIAVIDLDKEEIVKTISYPENITNARSLFFKDGKAHILSYQDGSNILYTLD; encoded by the coding sequence ATGTGTGATATTAACAAAACTAAATTCTTTTACTTTTTAATGTGTTTGGCAGGTTTTTTAGTTATTTTAATGCCTGTTGGAACAGCAAATTTAATTTTTGGCTATATGTTGGGTGATAGCCCTTGTACTTCTTGCTGGGGTCAAAGAGAATCTATGATTTATATCGGTGTAGCGGCTTTATTTATTGTACGCTATGGTATGAAAGGTAAATTTTTAGCTTTCCTTTTGATTGCAACTGCATTTGGTTTATGGCAATCATTCAACCATGTAAGTGGCCATGCACATCGCGATCTTGATCAAGGTTTTGGCTTACCTATTTTTGGTTTACATACTTATTTTTGGGCTGAAGTGGTATTTTGGGCTGTGGTTTTATTGCTTGGTGTTATTTTTGCTTTTGCTCCAAAATTTGGCTCATTTGAAAAAGAAATGGAAGGCGCAAGCTTTAGAAAATTAACTAAATTTAACTTAGCTGCTATGGTTATTGTTGCTTTTATTGTAGCTTCAAATGTATTTCAAGCTTTCGTAAGCACTGGTCCTATTCCATATAGTGGACAAGGCGATCCAGTTCGCTTTAGTTTAAATCCAAAATACATCATTTGGGATGATTCAGGCTGGAGTAAAAGCTGGAAAAGTGTTTCTTTCTTAGGAAAACGCGATGTTAAGGAACCTGATTTTGCTTTTGCACCTGCTAGTGAAAAATTAGGTATTCAATTTGATAATAACATTAGCAATGCTCCATTTGCAAATATTGATGATAATCTAAAAATTACAGGCGAAATGAAAATTGATCTTCCTAAGGCTATTAATACTCTTGATTATATTAATGGAGAGTATGTTGCAAGTTCTAAATGGGAAGTATTTTTCTTAGATGATAACTTTAGCACTAAAGCAGACTTTCTATTAGATCCATATTTTTCAGCTACAATTAACCCTATTGTAGGAATTATTCCTTATTTGGACAATAAATACATCTTAATGGGCTCTAATAAATCTTTCTTGAGATTTACTCAAAATCCTAATGCAGATGAAACATTACAATATGCTGATTTTATGAGAGGAGCAAATAATTTCGAAGGACAAGGTAAAGATCTTGGTCGTGGTAGAATTGATACAGTTAGAGCTAAATTCCATCATGTTTTAAGCACAACAACAGATGGAAAATATATGTATCTTGCTACTGTTCCAAACAATAAAGATGCTAAAACTTTTGTAATCTCTAAAATTTCTTTAGCAGATAGAGTTCTTTCAGCTGAATTTACTCCTAAAGCTGACTTAAAAGAAGGAAAAACTTTAGGCGATCTTTATGTAACTTCAATGGCATTTAAAGATGGTAAAATTTATGCATTAAGTAAAAAACATAATGTTATTGCTGTAATTGATTTAGATAAAGAAGAAATTGTAAAAACTATTTCTTATCCAGAAAATATCACTAATGCAAGAAGTTTATTCTTCAAAGATGGCAAAGCACACATCTTATCTTATCAAGATGGATCAAATATCCTTTATACACTTGATTAA
- the dba gene encoding disulfide bond formation protein Dba has protein sequence MEFLELLLIFIAIVLMIVKPEKEKLAFSILVISWAIMVFDYLGRKSGAILGLMNL, from the coding sequence ATGGAGTTTTTAGAACTTTTGTTAATCTTTATCGCCATAGTTCTCATGATAGTTAAACCTGAAAAAGAAAAACTAGCTTTTTCTATACTTGTAATTTCATGGGCTATTATGGTATTTGACTATCTAGGTCGTAAATCAGGCGCAATCTTAGGCCTAATGAATCTATAA
- a CDS encoding aerobic ribonucleoside-diphosphate reductase Ia, B2 protein subunit NrdB, with the protein MNRKRIYNPKSNETLNDRKVFNGNPHGILNFTKAKYTWALKLWDLMEANTWFPKEVDTTKDALDYRCNLTVAEKRMYDLVWSQLISMDSFQTNNLADNINPYITAPEINAVLARQAYEEANHSKSYAVMVEAICENTDLIYEMEKHDETLREKNDFISSIYEELAGEVDDNKLLLAMVANQILEGVYFYSGFTAIYALARAGKMLGSAQMIRFIQRDEITHLLLFQNMINSVRKERPDLFNDTNVSKIYDMFKKAGELEIKWGKYITQNQIMGFTDDIIEEYIHYLVDQRLTAINLDKIYNAKHPIKWVDDFSKFNDQKSNFFESKVTNYSKGSLSFDDF; encoded by the coding sequence ATGAATAGAAAAAGAATTTATAATCCAAAATCAAATGAAACTTTAAATGATAGAAAAGTATTTAATGGTAATCCTCATGGCATTTTAAATTTTACTAAAGCAAAATACACTTGGGCTTTAAAGCTTTGGGATTTAATGGAAGCAAATACTTGGTTTCCAAAAGAAGTGGATACAACTAAAGATGCGCTAGATTATCGCTGTAATCTAACCGTAGCAGAAAAAAGAATGTATGATTTAGTTTGGTCTCAACTTATCTCAATGGATAGTTTTCAAACAAATAATCTTGCTGATAATATCAATCCTTACATCACAGCACCTGAAATCAATGCAGTTTTAGCAAGACAAGCTTACGAAGAAGCAAACCACTCAAAATCTTATGCGGTAATGGTTGAAGCAATCTGTGAAAATACAGACTTAATTTATGAAATGGAAAAACATGATGAAACTTTAAGAGAAAAAAACGATTTCATTTCAAGTATTTATGAAGAACTAGCTGGCGAAGTAGATGATAATAAACTTTTACTTGCAATGGTAGCAAATCAAATTTTAGAAGGGGTATATTTTTACAGTGGCTTTACTGCTATTTATGCTTTAGCGCGCGCAGGAAAAATGCTAGGTTCAGCACAAATGATACGTTTTATACAAAGAGATGAGATCACGCATTTGTTATTATTTCAAAATATGATTAATTCTGTACGCAAAGAAAGACCTGATTTATTTAATGATACTAATGTAAGTAAAATCTATGACATGTTTAAAAAAGCAGGTGAGCTTGAAATCAAATGGGGTAAATACATCACTCAAAATCAAATCATGGGTTTTACAGATGATATTATAGAAGAATATATTCACTATCTTGTTGATCAAAGACTCACTGCTATTAACCTTGATAAAATCTACAACGCAAAACATCCTATCAAATGGGTGGATGATTTTTCTAAATTTAATGATCAAAAAAGTAATTTCTTTGAAAGTAAAGTTACAAATTACTCCAAAGGTAGTTTAAGTTTTGATGACTTTTAA